In Tubulanus polymorphus chromosome 2, tnTubPoly1.2, whole genome shotgun sequence, a single window of DNA contains:
- the LOC141899571 gene encoding pantothenate kinase 3-like: MAEKLMNGDVDKRDEFAEAENYKLPPFPWFGMDVGGTLTKLVYFEPTDLSHEEKDQEKEAVKTIHRYLVGNVAYGNTGIRDVHLEMKNHVLAGRRGILHFIRFPTSEMSAFIELAVSKNLASLSTTVSATGGGAYKFENDFKTRVNLSLMKYDELDSLIKGVHHIDRWRPKSECYYWRVHDDPSRYEKVQFDFRDPYPYLIVNIGSGVSILTVNSQNDYRRVSGTSLGGGTFLGLCCLLTDCETFEEAIELAAKGDNTNVDKLVKDIYGGDYPKMNLSGDLVASSFGSMIFKEKRKSVSKEDLARSTLVTITNNIGSIARMCAVNMGIERVVFVGNFLRVNTISMKLLAHAMDYWSQGSMKALFLEHEGYFGATGCLLELMKSENHL; this comes from the exons ATGGCAGAAAAACTGATGAATGGCGATGTCGATAAGAGAGATGAATTCGCTGAAGCAGAAAATTATAAATTGCCTC CGTTCCCGTGGTTTGGAATGGATGTCGGAGGAACTCTTACGAAGCTCGTTTATTTCGAACCGACCGATCTTTCACACGAGGAGAAAGACCAGGAGAAGGAGGCTGTAAAAACGATTCATCGTTATCTCGTCGGGAACGTCGCGTACGGAAATACAGGGATACGAGACGTACATCTAGAAATGAAGAACCATGTTTTAGCGGGCAGACGTGGAATCTTACATTTCATCCGATTCCCGACGTCTGAAATGTCAGCGTTTATAGAATTAGCCGTTTCTAAGAATCTGGCGAGTTTATCGACTACAGTTTCCGCTACGGGCGGCGGTGCttataagtttgaaaatgatttcaaaacg CGCGTAAACTtatcattaatgaaatacgATGAACTAGACAGTTTAATAAAAGGTGTTCATCACATCGACCGCTGGCGGCCGAAATCTGAGTGTTATTATTGGCGCGTCCATGACGACCCATCACGATATGAGAAAGTACAGTTTGATTTCCGTGATCCGTATCCGTATTTGATAGTGAATATCGGCTCGGGTGTTAGTATACTAACAGTGAATTCACAGAATGACTATAGAAGAGTCAGCGGCACGAG TCTCGGTGGAGGAACGTTTTTAGGTTTGTGTTGTTTATTGACTGATTGTGAGACATTTGAAGAAGCGATTGAACTCGCTGCTAAAGGTGATAATACTAACGTAGATAAACTCGTTAAAGATATCTACGGTGGAGATTATCCAAAAATGAATCTATCCGGCGATCTAGTGGCGAGCAg TTTTGGAAGTATGATATTTAAAGAGAAGCGTAAATCAGTATCTAAAGAAGATTTAGCGAGATCGACTCTTGTTACGATAACGAATAATATCGGTTCAATAGCTCGTATGTGTGCTGTTAATATG GGTATTGAGCGTGTTGTATTTGTCGGTAATTTCCTACGTGTAAATACAATATCTATGAAACTATTGGCTCACGCGATGGACTATTGGTCTCAAGGCTCGATGAAAGCTCTCTTCCTGGAACATGAg ggaTATTTCGGTGCTACTGGAtgtctattagaacttatgaAAAGCGAAAATCATTTATGA
- the LOC141898875 gene encoding uncharacterized protein LOC141898875: MMEVVTFLLLFSGALLVRIDASSVDRRLDVTIDLLNPGFHQLAFYADSTGVKCATAASDMKWSAWTIFDNPTATLFPVSNAVTSQDIDNTTHVYAQFSDGQVYVSTQSVKASGCGGFDKFRRLVQTGYLPFDSNAKLVGRDRLFVQKRQQILYVFARTQHSKSTLMQTTHRFGKVYTRWLDIGGQLLSDVSLVLNPYSGAFEAFAIFTDTKVYRTWQWKDGSWASWRTLSWGQAAMVPTIRPIAHAMDKSFFNGRSEVFAYGKDGLLHKVWQTTCDAVPNPWGYCTWSVWYKMHAKTPKPASNVNGFTVGYNIHRGIELFTVGGDGNLWHTWQLEKGAKYEDWESVGRPASGSIVSLPFVAQNEAGWWTAHVVTAGDKIESMTETRTLKVSNKTIGFGGSTSAIWSVPEDEATANDWIGIYPKSASNDKYIDFRYVQGGQNPLSKPVPQGKVYMRMFLPAGQYEVRYLVNREFTSVIHTDLISSSSSKDANWEQLFKGMLRGLGEETRMNITECVKDGEKTVADFHNAFTSFTAGKFDEGLRNIGFGLKDLYEAFMACSETEIAFKIIGFIKSLISCTSGDCGSFVVKVAEELFILYKNRYEIYGDIRAAQNAIQQIDAYEQGGMSIGRIVAACISLQDDVDKGLSYLIRPALYNRRRSLDAEQRQNRILKF, from the exons ATGATGGAAGTTGTCACGTTTCTGTTACTGTTTTCCGGTGCGCTGTTAGTACGGATCGATGCGTCCTCGGTTGATAGGAGACTGGACGTAACGATAGATCTTTTGAATCCCGGATTTCATCAACTCGCTTTTTACGCCGATTCGACCGGTGTAAAATGCGCCACGGCCGCCAGTGATATGAAATGGAGCGCTTGGACAATATTCGACAATCCGACTGCGACGTTATTTCCAGTTTCTAATGCAGTGACGTCACAAGATATTGACAATACGACTCACGTTTATGCGCAGTTTTCAGATGGTCAGGTTTACGTCAGTACTCAATCTG tgaAGGCTTCTGGTTGCGGCGGATTTGATAAGTTCAGAAGATTAGTTCAAACTGGTTATCTACCGTTCGACTCAAATGCTAAGCTAGTCGGTAGAGATCGACTGTTCGTCCAAAAACGTCAACAAATCCTCTACGTATTCGCCCGGACGCAGCATTCGAAATCCACTCTAATGCAAACTACCCACAGGTTTGGTAAGGTCTATACTAGATGGTTAGATATCGGTGGCCAGTTACTCAGTGACGTCAGTCTGGTTCTCAACCCGTACTCGGGAGCATTCGAAGCGTTCGCTATATTTACTGACACTAAAGTTTACAGAACCTGGCAATGGAAAGATGGAAGTTGGGCTTCGTGGAGAACATTGA GCTGGGGTCAGGCAGCAATGGTGCCCACTATTCGACCGATAGCTCATGCGATGGACAAGAGTTTCTTTAACGGAAGAAGTGAAGTATTTGCGTACGGTAAAGACGGTTTATTGCATAAAGTTTGGCAGACGACGTGCGACGCTGTACCGAATCCATGGGGATACTGTACCTGGTCTGTTTGGTACAAAATGCACGCCAAG ACACCGAAACCAGCTTCTAATGTGAACGGTTTTACAGTCGGGTATAACATACATCGTGGCATAGAATTATTCACTGTCGGTGGCGATGGAAA TTTGTGGCACACTTGGCAATTGGAAAAAGGAGCTAAATATGAAGATTGGGAATCTGTAGGGCGTCCTGCGAGTGGTTCAATCGTGTCTTTACCGTTCGTGGCACAGAATGAAGCTGGTTGGTGGACCGCTCATGTTGTAACTGCCGGTGACAAG ATAGAAAGTATGACTGAAACTAGAACTCTGAAAGTATCTAATAAAACAATAGGATTTGGTGGTAGCACATCAGCTATATGGTCGGTACCTGAAGACGAGGCGACAGCTAACGACTGGATCGGAATCTACCCGAAATCTGCTTCTAATGATAAATACATCGACTTCAG ATATGTTCAAGGAGGGCAGAACCCGCTCAGTAAACCGGTACCTCAGGGTAAGGTTTATATGCGCATGTTTTTACCAGCTGGTCAATATGAAGTTAGATATTTAGTAAATCGAGAATTCACAAGCGTCATACACACAG ATTTAATAAGTAGTAGCTCCTCGAAGGATGCGAATTGGGAACAGTTATTTAAGGGAATGCTCCGAGGTTTAGGAGAGGAGACTAGAATGAATATCACCGAATGCGTCAAAGACGGTGAAAAAACTGTCGCAGATTTCCATAACGCGTTTACTTCATTTACCGCCGGGAAG TTTGACGAAGGCCTCAGAAATATTGGATTCGGTTTAAAAGATTTATACGAAGCGTTCATGGCGTGTTCCGAAACGGAGATAGCGTTTAAAATTATCGGATTCATCAAGTCTTTGATTTCGTGCACGTCAGGTGATTGTGGATCGTTCGTCGTGAAAGTCGCCGAGGAACTTTTCATCTTATACAAGAATAGATACGAGATTTACGGAGATATCAGAGCTGCTCAAAACGCTATTCAACAGATAGACGCTTACGAACAGGGAGGAATGTCAATAGGTCGAATCGTAGCTGCATGTATTTCATTACAAGACGATGTTGATAAAGGTCTCAGTTATCTAATTCGTCCGGCGCTGTATAACAGACGCCGCAGTTTAGATGCGGAACAACGTCAAAACagaattctgaaattctaa
- the LOC141898876 gene encoding uncharacterized protein LOC141898876 gives MTSSSAKREVFDVKAELEKQPEKTEHDTSENEENRPQFGIKRRNKDERTKNTAKQLEIMLKKQKEHEVQRHHRISVSSVYIGVGIAVGLIGVGVGLYRLFAT, from the exons ATGACGTCATCATCGGCAAAAAGAGAAGTTTTTGACGTGAAAGctgaattagaaaaacaaccGGAAAAAACTGAACATGACACGAGTGAGAATGAAGAAAACAGACC TCAATTTGGAATCAAGAGACGAAACAAAGACGAACGAACAAAAAACACGGCAAAACAACTGGAAATAATGCTTAAAAAACAGAAAGAACACGAAGTTCAAAGACATCATCGAATTTCAGTATCGAGTGTTTATATCGGTGTTGGTATAGCAGTAGGGCTGATAGGGGTTGGGGTTGGTTTGTATCGACTATTCGCAACTTGA
- the LOC141899554 gene encoding pyridoxal phosphate homeostasis protein-like yields the protein MYRKMADVEVVKALRSVIERVTAACDLRGSNVTTRLVAVSKTKPKELIFATYDAGQRHFGENYVQELEEKGHDKSILEKCSDIKWHFIGHLQRNKVNKVTGVPNLFMVETVDSDKLAMALNNSWQKCGKDEPLRIMVQVNTSGEQNKSGCEPNEVTAVVKHVLETCPHLKLQGLMTIGAFDHDLSSGPNPDFQKLVQCRKDVCNNLKLDENDFELSMGMSNDFEHAIEAGSTNIRVGSTIFGSRSYPTKPSTETPNTS from the exons ATGTATCGTAAAATGGCGGACGTTGAAGTGGTGAAAGCGCTGCGTTCAGTGATTGAAAGAGTTACTGCAGCTTGTGATCTTCGCGGATCG AATGTAACTACTCGTTTAGTCGCTGTCAGTAAAACTAAACCCAAGGAACTCATATTTGCTACTTACGACGCTGGTCAAAGGCATTTCGGTGAAAATTAT gttcaagaattagaagaaaaaggcCACGATAAAAGT ATATTAGAAAAATGTTCAGATATAAAATGGCATTTTATTGGTCACCTTCAACGCAATAAAGTAAATAAAGTTACAG gtgTGCCAAATTTATTTATGGTTGAAACTGTTGACAGCGACAAATTGGCAATGGCACTCAACAATTCGTGGCAGAAATGTGGCAAAGATGAACCATTGCGTATAATGGTACAAGTGAATACTAGTGGAGAACAAA ATAAAAGTGGTTGTGAACCGAATGAAGTGACTGCTGTGGTAAAACATGTTTTAGAAACTTGTCCTCATCTGAAACTTCAAGGTCTAATGACGATAGGAGCATTTGATCATGATCTAAGCTCAGGACCGAATCCGGACTTCCAG aaattagTGCAGTgcagaaaagatgtctgcaaTAATCTAAAACtggatgaaaatgatttcgaaCTGAGTATGGGAATGTCTAATGATTTCGAACACGCT ATAGAGGCAGGAAGCACTAATATACGAGTAGGAAGTACAATATTCGGATCCAGATCATACCCGACTAAACCATCTACAGAAACCCCAAACACTTCATGA